One Solanum pennellii chromosome 9, SPENNV200 DNA segment encodes these proteins:
- the LOC107031036 gene encoding ubiquitin-activating enzyme E1 2-like, with product MLPVKRSSIVEVGGDNDGVSVDPLTKKYKTAAAAAAGGDSSTVTMAGAGSATGDVSANGNATNGRTGGVSPVDLRNLSDIDEDLHSRQLAVYGRETMRKLFAANVLISGLQGLGAEIAKNLILAGVKSVTLHDEGNVELWDLSSNFIFTEEDVGKNRALASVQKLQELNNTVIISTLTDALTKEQLSNFQAVVFTDISLEKAFEFDDYCHMHQPPIAFIKTEVRGLFGCVFCDFGPDFTVVDVDGEDPHTGIIASISNDNPALVACIDDERLEFQDGDLVIFSEVRGMTELNDGKPRKVKSARPYSFTIEDDTTEYKAYERGGIVTQVKEPKVLKFKPLRKAISDPGDFLLSDFSKFDRPPILHLTFQALDKFVSSSGRFPVAGSEEDAQRLISLVTDMNNSQDAKVEIDHKLIRNFAFGARAVLNPMAAMFGGIVGQEVVKACSGKFHPLYQFFYFDSVESLPTEPLDPNDLKPLNSRYDAQISVFGNKLQQKLEEAKAFVVGSGALGCEFLKNLALMGVCCGVEGKLTITDDDVIEKSNLSRQFLFRDWNIGQAKSTVAAAAASLINPRIRIEALQNRASPETESVFDDTFWENLSVVVNALDNVNARLYIDQRCLYFQKPLLESGTLGAKCNTQMVIPHLTENYGASRDPPEKQAPMCTVHSFPHNIDHCLTWARSEFEGLLEKTPTEVNAYLINPSDYISSMQKAGDAQARDILDRVLECLDKERCDSFEDCITWARLRFEDYFADRVKQLTYTFPEDATTSSGAPFWSAPKRFPRPLQFSVDDASHLQFLLAASMLRAETFGISIPDWVNSPQKLAEAVDKVMVPDFQPKKDVKIVTDEKATSMSASSIDDAAVINELVMQLETCRQKLPSGYKMNPIQFEKDDDTNYHMDFIAGLANMRARNYSIPEVDKLKAKFIAGRIIPAIATSTAMATGLVCLELYKVLNGGHKVEDYRNTFANLALPLFSMAEPVPPKVIKHQDMSWTVWDRWILRDNPTLRELLQWLQSKGLNAYSISYGSCLLYNSMFPKHKERMDRKMVELAKEVAKADLPPYRKHFDVVVACEDDEDNDVDIPQVSIYFR from the exons ATGCTTCCTGTGAAGAGGTCATCGATAGTTGAAGTCGGAGGAGATAACGACGGAGTTTCAGTGGATCCTTTAACGAAGAAGTACAAGACCGCTGCCGCTGCCGCTGCTGGTGGTGATTCATCGACGGTGACTATGGCAGGAGCTGGTTCTGCTACCGGTGATGTTAGCGCTAACGGTAACGCTACTAATGGACGTACTGGTGGTGTATCTCCGGTCGATCTGCGTAATCTATCTGATATTGATGAGGATCTTCACAGCCGTCAACTCGCTGTCTATGGACGTGAAACAATGCGTAAACTTTTTGCAGCTAATGTTCTCATCTCTGGATTGCAAGGCCTTGGCGCTGAAATTG CAAAGAACCTTATTCTTGCGGGTGTGAAGTCTGTTACTTTGCACGATGAAGGAAATGTGGAATTGTGGGATCTATCTAGCAATTTTATCTTCACAGAGGAGGATGTTGGGAAGAATAGGGCACTTGCTTCTGTCCAGAAGTTGCAAGAGCTAAACAATACTGTCATTATCTCTACGTTGACGGATGCTTTGACTAAAGAACAACTTTCCAATTTTCAG GCCGTTGTATTTACAGATATCAGCTTAGAGAAGGCTTTTGAATTTGATGATTACTGTCATATGCACCAGCCTCCTATTGCTTTCATCAAAACTGAAGTTCGAGGCCTTTttggttgtgtgttttgtgaCTTTGGCCCTGATTTTACAGTTGTTGATGTTGATGGTGAGGATCCCCACACAGGAATCATTGCGTCTATTAGCAATGACAATCCTGCTCTTGTGGCATGTATTGATGACGAGAGACTTGAGTTTCAGGATGGGGACTTGGTTATATTTTCTGAAGTGCGGGGCATGACAGAGCTGAATGATGGGAAGCCTAGAAAAGTAAAAAGTGCAAGGCCATATTCATTTACTATTGAAGATGACACCACAGAGTATAAAGCATATGAAAGAGGGGGTATCGTCACTCAGGTCAAGGAGCCTAAAGTGTTAAAGTTCAAGCCACTGCGTAAAGCAATTAGCGATCCTGGTGACTTTCTTCTGAGTGACTTCTCAAAGTTTGACCGCCCACCTATTTTGCACTTGACCTTTCAGGCCCTAGATAAGTTTGTGTCTTCATCAGGACGTTTTCCTGTTGCTGGATCTGAGGAAGATGCTCAGAGGCTAATCTCACTTGTGACTGACATGAACAATAGTCAAGATGCAAAAGTTGAGATTGACCATAAACTTATTCGTAACTTTGCATTTGGTGCAAGGGCTGTGCTAAACCCAATGGCAGCTATGTTTGGGGGTATCGTTGGGCAAGAAGTTGTGAAGGCTTGCTCTGGGAAGTTCCATCCACTATACCAG TTTTTCTACTTTGACTCTGTTGAATCTCTTCCAACTGAACCATtggatccaaatgatttgaagCCCTTGAATAGTCGTTATGATGCCCAAATCTCAGTTTTCGGAAACAAGCTACAGCAGAAGCTGGAAGAGGCAAAAGCTTTTGTAGTTGGGTCTGGTGCACTTGGGTgtgagttcttgaagaatttaGCTCTCATGGGGGTTTGTTGTGGTGTTGAAGGAAAGCTAACAATTACAGATGATGATGTCATTGAGAAGAGTAATCTCAGTAGGCAATTCCTCTTCCGTGACTGGAACATTGGGCAAGCCAAATCTACTGTTGCTGCTGCCGCTGCTTCTTTGATCAATCCTCGCATTCGCATTGAAGCACTGCAAAACCGCGCAAGCCCTGAAACAGAAAGTGTATTTGATGATACGTTCTGGGAGAATTTGAGTGTTGTGGTCAATGCGCTAGATAATGTGAATGCCAGGCTTTACATTGATCAGAGATGTTTGTATTTTCAAAAACCGTTATTGGAGTCTGGGACCCTGGGTGCCAAGTGCAACACTCAGATGGTGATTCCTCACCTTACAGAAAATTATGGTGCATCAAGGGATCCACCAGAAAAACAAGCACCTATGTGTACAGTTCACTCTTTCCCTCACAACATCGACCATTGCTTAACATGGGCCCGCTCAGAATTTGAGGGCTTGCTAGAGAAGACACCAACTGAAGTTAATGCTTATCTGATCAATCCTAGCGATTACATATCTTCTATGCAAAAGGCTGGTGATGCACAGGCCAGGGACATTTTGGATCGTGTTCTTGAATGCCTCGACAAAGAGAGATGTGATTCATTTGAGGACTGCATAACCTGGGCTCGCCTGAG GTTTGAAGATTACTTTGCAGACCGTGTTAAGCAGTTGACATATACTTTTCCTGAGGATGCCACTACAAGTAGTGGTGCTCCATTCTGGTCAGCACCAAAACGTTTCCCTCGACCATTGCAATTTTCTGTTGATGATGCCAGTCATCTTCAATTTCTCCTGGCAGCCTCTATGTTACGAGCAGAAACATTTGGCATTTCCATTCCAGATTGGGTGAACTCTCCTCAAAAGTTAGCTGAAGCTGTTGATAAAGTGATGGTCCCCGATTTCCAGCCAAagaaagatgtgaagattgtgACAGATGAGAAAGCAACCAGCATGTCGGCATCATCCATAGATGATGCTGCAGTCATCAACGAGTTGGTGATGCAGCTGGAAACGTGTCGTCAGAAATTACCTTCAGGTTACAAGATGAATCCCATTCAATTTGAAAAG GACGATGACACCAACTATCATATGGACTTCATTGCTGGACTTGCAAACATGAGGGCTAGAAACTATAGCATCCCTGAAGTGGATAAACTGAAGGCCAAATTCATAGCAGGGAGGATCATTCCAGCAATTGCTACTTCTACTGCTATGGCCACTGGTCTTGTTTGTCTTGAGCTTTATAAGGTTTTGAATGGAGGTCATAAGGTGGAGGACTACCGCAACACTTTTGCCAACTTGGCTCTCCCTTTATTTTCCATGGCTGAACCAGTTCCACCAAAGGTGATCAAGCATCAGGACATGAGCTGGACTGTGTGGGACAGGTGGATTTTGAGAGACAATCCAACTTTGAGGGAGCTTCTTCAGTGGCTTCAAAGCAAAGGTCTGAACGCTTATAGCATCTCTTACGGGAGCTGCTTACTTTATAACAGCATGTTCCCTAAGCATAAAGAGCGGATGGATCGGAAAATGGTGGAACTGGCCAAGGAAGTAGCCAAGGCAGATCTGCCTCCATACAGGAAACATTTTGACGTGGTAGTGGCTTGTGAGGATGATGAAGACAACGATGTTGATATCCCTCAAGTCTCTATTTATTTCAGGTAG
- the LOC107030612 gene encoding nodulation-signaling pathway 2 protein-like — protein MIQSEILHNSWSSNNQIHPFYEYQNHVISNYSSLNSKDQDPSEISLSDFTSLFSDDVLNDLPMDDIEFVDVSRWLNDSENEGNENTKITSETKKDGDSCSPALSSISIDTSTTIQSRNDVISQSREIDNQMRIHHLLSVYGEAMENGHKELAEVIIRCIKGKINPLGESLERVASNLFQHTEEEDQESYLKQESNKIIEAAFKAFYQIFPSGKFAHFAANSAIIEAMPDESQTTHIIDYDMGKGIQWPPIIEAMSQKRKILRLTSIKKSTSDHWRFEETKRRLVDYANLFGLTLQVDEMTFEELASELRRMKKRGKRSEWLVFNCMFQFSYMGKRIRRIDALEFLKLAKELLLANSSTHRGLVTFGDGEAMDNSHHNTNNTFSSYFNKNLLHYQSIFESLELYFPSHLAQARLAMESLFLAPQVCSFSWFQNWEEMTNVSDSCSEMGLQGMRISKENLLQAKEVVNERETPFKVRIEEERQHEMVLEWKGISIVRVSTWM, from the coding sequence ATGATTCAATCAGAGATTCTTCACAACTCATGGTCTTCAAATAACCAAATTCATCCTTTTTATGAATATCAAAATCATGTTATTTCTAATTATTCTTCACTTAACTCCAAAGATCAAGATCCCTCTGAAATTTCCTTATCAGATTTCACTTCCCTTTTCTCTGATGATGTTCTTAATGATCTCCCCATGGATGATATCGAGTTCGTTGATGTCTCTCGATGGTTAAACGATAGTGAAAATGAAGgaaatgaaaatacaaaaatcactTCAGAGACTAAAAAAGATGGAGATTCATGTAGTCCTGCACTTTCAAGCATATCCATTGATACCTCAACGACAATACAATCAAGAAATGATGTTATTTCACAAAGTAGAGAAATCGATAACCAAATGAGAATTCATCATTTATTGTCGGTGTATGGAGAGGCAATGGAAAATGGTCACAAAGAATTAGCAGAAGTGATCATAAGATGCATAAAGGGGAAAATAAATCCTTTAGGTGAATCGTTGGAACGCGTTGCTTCAAACTTATTCCAGCATACAGAAGAAGAGGATCAAGAAAGTTACTTGAAACAAGAATCAAACAAGATTATTGAAGCAGCATTCAAAGCCTTCTACCAAATTTTCCCATCAGGGAAATTTGCTCATTTTGCTGCTAACTCCGCAATTATAGAAGCTATGCCTGATGAGTCACAGACAACTCACATAATAGATTATGATATGGGAAAAGGGATTCAATGGCCTCCAATTATTGAAGCCATGAGccaaaaaagaaagattttgaGATTAACATCCATAAAGAAATCAACAAGTGACCATTGGAGATTTGAGGAAACAAAAAGAAGACTTGTTGATTATGCAAATCTTTTTGGCCTAACATTACAAGTTGATGAGATGACATTTGAAGAATTGGCAAGTGAATTGAGAAGAATGAAGAAAAGGGGTAAAAGGAGTGAATGGTTGGTTTTCAACTGTATGTTTCAATTTTCTTACATGGGGAAAAGGATTCGTAGAATCGACGCGTTGGAGTTTCTGAAACTAGCTAAGGAGTTGTTATTAGCTAATTCTTCAACACACAGAGGACTTGTCACTTTTGGTGATGGAGAAGCAATGGATAATAGTCATCATAACACAAACAATACTTTTTCTTCATACTTTAACAAGAATTTGTTACATTACCAATCGATTTTCGAGTCATTGGAATTGTATTTTCCCTCTCATCTTGCACAAGCAAGACTTGCCATGGAATCTCTTTTTCTAGCTCCTCAAGTGTGCTCATTTTCTTGGTTCCAAAACTGGGAAGAGATGACAAATGTTTCTGATTCTTGTAGTGAAATGGGGTTGCAAGGTATGAGAATAAGCAAAGAAAACTTATTACAAGCCAAAGAAGTGGTGAATGAAAGAGAAACTCCATTTAAGGTGAGGATTGAAGAAGAGAGACAGCATGAAATGGTCTTGGAATGGAAAGGCATATCTATTGTGAGAGTTTCAACTTGGATGTAG